In one Lolium rigidum isolate FL_2022 chromosome 3, APGP_CSIRO_Lrig_0.1, whole genome shotgun sequence genomic region, the following are encoded:
- the LOC124701852 gene encoding AP-3 complex subunit sigma-like: MIQAVMVISTLGKPRLLKFYNFQDPEKHQELVRSVFQLLSARPEGVSNFVQTDAIFGPGTKLVYKHLATLYFVFVFDSSENELAMLDLVQVFVETLNRCFKNVCELDIVFNFNKLHTVLDEMILGGQVIETSSEEIMRSVEEIARLEKQSNTTSLIPKSISERFSR; encoded by the exons ATGATCCAAGCTGTGATGGTCATCAGTACTCTGGGAAAGCCCCGCCTCCTCAAATTCTACAACTTCCAG GACCCCGAGAAGCACCAGGAGCTCGTCCGCAGCGTCTTTCAGT TGCTATCTGCGAGGCCGGAGGGTGTGAGCAATTTCGTTCAGACCGATGCAATCTTTGGACCG GGGACAAAACTGGTCTACAAGCATTTGGCGACACTATACTTCGTTTTTGTCTTTGACAGCTCTGAGAATGAGCTTGCTATGCTCGACCTTGTACAAG TATTTGTTGAAACATTGAATAGATGCTTCAAGAATGTCTGCGAGCTAGACATTGTATTTAACTTCAACAAG CTGCACACAGTTTTGGATGAAATGATACTGGGAGGACAAGTGATTGAAACAAGTTCAGAGGAAATAATGAGATCTGTAGAAGAGATTGCGAG GTTAGAGAAACAATCAAACACAACAAGCCTCATACCAAAGTCGATTTCGGAGCGCTTCAGCCGTTGA